In Cystobacter fuscus DSM 2262, the following are encoded in one genomic region:
- a CDS encoding aldo/keto reductase — protein MTSVTFPSPLARWLEPRPPGADAPPAVVAVGTMNFGGRTPAPEARRIVERALERGVPFFDTSNSYNHGEAERLLGPSLRGRREQVGIATKVGLARIRGKPEGLGGAHLVRAVEESLRRLRTEYVDVLYLHAPDAATPVEETLEAVHGLLTAGKVRHWGVSNHAAWQILELNGLCAGRGMPRPVISQVLYNVLVRQVEVEYLPFTRRHPLHTTVFNPLAGGLLSGRYAPGAPITPGSRFEGNRLYQSRYWSPPLLDMAARLRDVAGQAGLSLVALAYGWLVGRPGVDSVLAGPGTVEHLDAALDACARPLPEDVARRVDELYREWQGTDASYVR, from the coding sequence ATGACTTCCGTCACCTTCCCGTCCCCGCTCGCGCGCTGGCTCGAACCCCGCCCCCCCGGCGCGGACGCCCCCCCGGCCGTCGTCGCCGTGGGGACGATGAACTTCGGAGGCCGCACGCCCGCGCCCGAGGCCCGGCGCATCGTGGAGCGCGCCCTGGAGCGCGGCGTGCCCTTCTTCGACACCTCCAACTCCTACAACCACGGCGAGGCGGAGCGCCTGCTGGGCCCGTCGCTGCGAGGCCGGCGCGAGCAGGTGGGCATCGCCACCAAGGTGGGGCTGGCGCGCATCCGAGGCAAACCCGAGGGCCTGGGCGGAGCGCATCTGGTGCGCGCGGTGGAGGAGAGCCTGAGGCGGCTGCGCACGGAGTACGTGGACGTGCTCTACCTGCACGCGCCGGACGCGGCCACGCCGGTGGAGGAGACGCTCGAGGCCGTGCACGGCCTGCTCACCGCGGGCAAGGTGCGGCACTGGGGGGTGTCCAACCACGCCGCCTGGCAGATCCTCGAGCTCAACGGGCTGTGCGCCGGGCGCGGCATGCCCCGCCCGGTGATTTCCCAGGTGCTCTACAACGTGCTCGTGCGGCAGGTGGAGGTGGAGTACCTGCCCTTCACGCGCCGCCATCCCCTGCACACCACCGTCTTCAACCCGCTGGCGGGCGGGTTGCTCTCCGGCCGCTACGCGCCGGGCGCCCCCATCACCCCGGGCTCGCGCTTCGAGGGCAACCGCCTGTACCAGAGCCGCTACTGGTCCCCGCCGCTGCTGGACATGGCCGCGCGCCTGCGCGACGTGGCCGGGCAGGCGGGACTGTCGCTGGTGGCGCTCGCCTATGGGTGGCTCGTGGGGCGGCCCGGGGTGGACTCGGTGCTCGCGGGCCCGGGGACGGTGGAGCACCTGGACGCCGCGCTGGACGCCTGCGCCCGGCCCCTGCCCGAGGACGTGGCCCGGCGCGTGGACGAGCTCTACCGGGAGTGGCAGGGCACGGACGCCAGTTACGTGAGGTGA
- a CDS encoding alpha/beta fold hydrolase translates to MPYSYLTRFITAPDGTRVAYHTHAAAQGEPAPEFLSRPAVLLTNGIGTTENFWRHLVMDLERDHRVVHWDYRGHGRSELPPGEDYSLRAQVDDLERVTEQVMAEGNGRPLHHVAFSMGVRVLLELYRRRPELVAAVSLVAGSPSVPDPRNWVVPLPGGQATLARAFAGLTPLVPRLAPVVQPLVASRWAYSFARVTGLLRARAPREEIQVFLEALRLMDPRTYWLTMRGLLEGPQSWDVLHTLQVPTQIIAAQDDLLVPLREMSRMRECLPGADWVLVEDAGHAGLLEAGEEIARSIRAFRQAHGVGPAWPGRASGA, encoded by the coding sequence ATGCCCTACAGCTATCTCACCCGCTTCATCACCGCGCCGGATGGTACCCGCGTCGCTTATCACACGCACGCGGCCGCCCAGGGCGAGCCCGCTCCGGAGTTCCTGTCCCGCCCGGCCGTGCTGCTCACCAATGGCATCGGGACGACGGAGAACTTCTGGCGCCACCTCGTCATGGACCTGGAGCGCGATCACCGGGTGGTGCACTGGGACTACCGGGGCCATGGCCGGAGCGAGCTGCCCCCGGGGGAGGACTACTCGCTGCGTGCCCAGGTGGACGACCTGGAGCGCGTCACCGAACAGGTGATGGCCGAGGGCAATGGGCGCCCGCTCCACCACGTGGCCTTCTCCATGGGCGTCCGGGTGTTGTTGGAGTTGTACCGGCGCCGGCCGGAGCTGGTGGCCGCCGTCTCGCTCGTGGCGGGGAGTCCCTCCGTGCCGGACCCGCGGAACTGGGTGGTTCCCCTGCCGGGGGGACAGGCCACCCTGGCACGGGCCTTCGCGGGGTTGACGCCCCTGGTGCCCCGGCTGGCCCCCGTCGTCCAGCCCCTGGTCGCCTCGCGCTGGGCCTATTCGTTCGCCCGGGTCACGGGCCTGTTACGGGCGCGGGCGCCTCGCGAGGAGATCCAGGTGTTCCTCGAGGCCCTGCGCCTCATGGATCCGCGCACCTACTGGCTGACGATGCGCGGGCTGCTCGAGGGGCCGCAATCGTGGGACGTGCTGCACACGCTCCAGGTGCCCACGCAGATCATCGCCGCCCAGGATGATCTGCTCGTGCCGCTGCGCGAGATGTCGCGCATGCGCGAGTGCCTGCCCGGCGCGGACTGGGTGCTGGTGGAGGACGCGGGCCACGCCGGGTTGTTGGAGGCGGGCGAGGAGATTGCCCGGAGCATACGGGCCTTCCGTCAGGCACACGGCGTGGGGCCGGCCTGGCCGGGCAGGGCGAGCGGGGCGTAG
- a CDS encoding exodeoxyribonuclease III, which translates to MRIVSWNVNGLRAAHKKGFLDWLAAEKADVVGVQEVRAREEQLPEEVRQPEGWRMAHIVSAKRPGYSGVGLFSRKTPDDVVSVLGVEEMDTEGRLQVARFGRLTVVNCYFPNGNGKERDNSRVPFKLAFYRRLFELLEKGLRDGERIVVVGDFNTAHQEIDLARPKDNRETSGFLLEERQEFCRWLRAGWVDTFRHFEKGAGHYSWWSQRFGVRERNVGWRLDYVLASPGAMPYVKRAAIHPHVLGSDHCPVSVDLDPKVRR; encoded by the coding sequence GTGCGGATCGTTTCCTGGAACGTGAATGGCTTGAGGGCGGCCCACAAGAAGGGCTTCCTCGACTGGTTGGCCGCCGAGAAGGCGGATGTGGTGGGGGTGCAGGAGGTGCGCGCCCGGGAGGAGCAGCTCCCCGAGGAGGTGCGCCAGCCCGAGGGGTGGCGCATGGCGCACATCGTGTCGGCGAAGCGCCCCGGCTACAGCGGGGTGGGGTTGTTCTCGCGCAAGACGCCGGACGACGTGGTGTCCGTGCTGGGCGTGGAGGAGATGGACACGGAGGGCCGGCTGCAGGTGGCCCGCTTCGGCCGGCTCACGGTGGTGAACTGCTACTTCCCCAATGGCAACGGCAAGGAGCGCGACAACAGCCGCGTGCCCTTCAAGCTGGCCTTCTATCGCCGTCTCTTCGAGCTGTTGGAGAAGGGCCTGCGCGACGGCGAGCGCATCGTGGTGGTGGGCGACTTCAACACGGCGCATCAAGAGATCGACCTGGCGCGGCCCAAGGACAACCGGGAGACGAGTGGCTTCCTCCTGGAGGAGCGCCAGGAGTTCTGCCGCTGGCTGCGCGCGGGCTGGGTGGACACCTTCCGCCACTTCGAGAAGGGGGCAGGGCACTACAGCTGGTGGAGCCAGCGCTTCGGGGTGCGCGAGCGCAACGTGGGCTGGCGCCTGGACTACGTGCTCGCCTCGCCCGGGGCCATGCCCTACGTCAAGCGCGCCGCCATCCACCCGCACGTGCTCGGCTCGGATCACTGTCCGGTGAGCGTGGATCTAGACCCCAAGGTCCGTCGCTGA
- a CDS encoding DUF4180 domain-containing protein, whose protein sequence is MTAQTVELNGVRVLELPAEGPRLRDAIELITLASEHQADLVAIPAGRLDEDFFKLATGVAGELVQKFVNYRLRLAILGDISARVAESNALRGFVIEANRGQQLWFLEDREALAARLR, encoded by the coding sequence ATGACGGCTCAGACCGTCGAACTCAACGGAGTCCGCGTCCTCGAACTGCCCGCCGAGGGCCCCCGGCTCCGGGACGCCATCGAGCTCATCACCCTGGCCTCCGAGCACCAGGCGGACCTGGTGGCGATCCCCGCCGGGCGCCTGGACGAGGACTTCTTCAAGCTGGCCACGGGGGTGGCCGGAGAGCTCGTCCAGAAGTTCGTCAACTACCGCCTGCGGCTCGCCATCCTGGGCGACATCTCCGCCCGGGTGGCGGAGAGCAACGCCCTGCGCGGCTTCGTCATCGAGGCGAACCGCGGCCAGCAGCTCTGGTTCCTGGAGGATCGGGAGGCCCTGGCGGCGCGCCTGCGTTGA
- a CDS encoding phytanoyl-CoA dioxygenase family protein, with protein sequence MLAVDAKTFEITDVLAHYAEHGYARLGRVLDAHGLELLRERADDLMLGRVSYPGFFWQMDAPTGRYEDAPLGLGWQGPSLDYRKLEKLEKDERFLAWMQNPLFERIARALLPPGDISLYRAILFHKGQRGGSEVPWHQDGGKLWGLTRDPELQVWTALDDAPRDGGCLEVVPGSHRWGLATPLGGVVPPDQVAARGAERLGVALPVEAGEVVLLHNYVWHRSGPSRTGQRRRGFSACYMDEATRCVRKKKAPRDFFPLFRAGEHP encoded by the coding sequence ATGCTGGCGGTGGATGCGAAGACCTTCGAGATCACGGACGTGCTGGCGCACTACGCCGAGCACGGCTACGCGCGGCTGGGCCGGGTGCTCGACGCGCACGGGCTCGAGCTGCTGCGCGAGCGCGCGGACGACTTGATGCTCGGCCGGGTGAGCTACCCGGGTTTCTTCTGGCAGATGGACGCGCCCACCGGGCGCTACGAGGACGCGCCGCTGGGGCTCGGCTGGCAGGGGCCCTCGCTGGACTACCGCAAGCTGGAGAAGCTGGAGAAGGACGAGCGCTTCCTCGCATGGATGCAAAACCCCCTCTTCGAGCGCATCGCCCGCGCGCTGCTGCCGCCCGGAGACATCTCGCTCTACCGGGCCATCCTCTTTCACAAGGGCCAGCGCGGCGGCAGCGAGGTGCCGTGGCACCAGGATGGAGGCAAGCTGTGGGGCCTCACCCGGGACCCCGAGCTCCAGGTGTGGACGGCACTGGATGACGCACCTCGGGACGGCGGCTGTCTGGAGGTGGTGCCCGGCAGCCACCGCTGGGGACTGGCCACGCCGCTCGGAGGCGTGGTGCCTCCGGATCAGGTGGCGGCCCGGGGTGCCGAGCGCCTCGGGGTGGCCCTGCCGGTGGAGGCCGGGGAAGTGGTGTTGCTGCACAATTACGTCTGGCATCGCTCGGGGCCGAGCCGCACGGGCCAACGCCGCCGGGGCTTCTCCGCCTGCTATATGGACGAGGCCACCCGCTGCGTGCGCAAGAAGAAGGCCCCCCGGGACTTCTTCCCCCTCTTTCGCGCTGGAGAGCACCCATGA
- a CDS encoding lysophospholipid acyltransferase family protein — protein MNALLSMYAWLETGLVSLTGFCIQAPLAVITWPFDKRKVVTGRAFRLMGTTAARLNPFWKFGIHGTYVRPAPRTVVVSNHESNADPFIISMLPWEMKWMAKASLLKIPVVGWSMWLAGDIPVRRGEKDSAMQAMGICKRWLDKGMPIMIFPEGTRSKTDELLPFKDGAFRLAIETGADVLPLAVSGTRRALPKHSWRFATARALVTVGTPISTKGMTLADLERLKTMAREQILQMREQLKPLTSAGDAPEGEPARTAESR, from the coding sequence ATGAATGCACTGCTCTCCATGTACGCGTGGTTGGAAACCGGCCTGGTGTCGTTGACGGGCTTCTGCATCCAGGCTCCCCTGGCGGTCATCACCTGGCCGTTCGACAAGCGCAAGGTGGTGACGGGACGCGCCTTCCGGCTCATGGGCACCACCGCCGCCCGACTCAACCCCTTCTGGAAGTTCGGCATCCATGGCACGTACGTGCGCCCCGCGCCCCGTACCGTCGTGGTGAGCAACCACGAGTCCAACGCGGATCCCTTCATCATCTCCATGCTGCCCTGGGAGATGAAGTGGATGGCCAAGGCGTCGCTGCTGAAGATTCCCGTGGTGGGCTGGAGCATGTGGCTCGCGGGCGACATCCCCGTGCGCCGGGGCGAGAAGGACTCGGCCATGCAGGCCATGGGCATCTGCAAGCGCTGGCTCGACAAGGGCATGCCGATCATGATCTTCCCCGAGGGCACGCGCTCGAAGACCGACGAGCTGTTGCCCTTCAAGGATGGTGCCTTCCGGCTGGCCATCGAGACGGGCGCGGACGTGCTGCCCCTGGCGGTGAGCGGCACGCGCCGCGCGCTGCCCAAACACTCCTGGCGCTTCGCCACCGCGCGCGCCCTGGTGACGGTGGGCACACCCATCTCCACCAAGGGCATGACGCTCGCGGATCTGGAGCGGCTCAAGACGATGGCCCGCGAGCAGATCCTCCAGATGCGCGAGCAGTTGAAGCCGCTCACGAGCGCGGGTGACGCGCCCGAGGGCGAGCCCGCGCGGACCGCCGAGTCCCGCTAA